In Streptomyces sp. NBC_00878, a single window of DNA contains:
- a CDS encoding DUF1996 domain-containing protein: MRRNTRKRSKTTGGKAIAAAAALTLGAGGLVAVNVYASAHETSGDNTVKQSPQGGTGQAAASEASTIDCPDVGSRLQQVPDRARAEVDRELAALDSQVSEAYQRLQSSTRAIQQDNSFANNAIIVPLKDKRAATIDRISTAIGRAGNKPQGLKALAACTLRASGNQSDTGGNQNGQEQGQENGQGQEQDNGQGQPANGGQAGNGPVAADFVDITSVKPNVTPPRGSQQASRGTFATQCGVNENKLYNTDNVIVAPGVDNGAHHTHDYVGNQANDAFADNDDFAGGETTCQNQGDKSSYYWPVLRLQDGTKEFDAEQQGGGAEGNAGKILTASQVTLDYVGNASSQVVAMPKFLRIITGDAKAFTNGTTNANAAWSCTGFENRQLTDKYPICPEGSSLVRTSKFQSCWDGQNVDSANHRDHVAFADPKTGTCPSGFKAVPQLVQRLVYDVDAPSLNDSGQSSPFYAVDGFPEQMHKPITDHGDFVNVFDEQLMSKMVQCINTGRQCQ, from the coding sequence ATGCGGCGCAACACACGCAAACGATCGAAGACCACGGGCGGCAAGGCCATAGCCGCCGCTGCGGCTCTCACGCTCGGAGCAGGCGGGCTGGTGGCCGTGAACGTGTACGCCTCCGCCCACGAGACATCGGGCGACAACACCGTCAAACAGTCGCCTCAAGGCGGGACCGGGCAAGCTGCGGCCTCGGAGGCCTCGACCATCGACTGCCCCGACGTCGGTAGCCGACTGCAGCAGGTGCCGGACCGGGCCCGGGCCGAGGTCGACAGGGAACTTGCCGCACTGGACAGCCAGGTTTCCGAGGCTTACCAGAGGCTGCAGAGTTCAACCCGGGCCATACAGCAGGACAACAGCTTCGCAAACAACGCGATCATTGTCCCCCTCAAGGACAAGCGGGCCGCGACGATCGACCGGATCTCCACTGCCATCGGCAGGGCGGGGAACAAGCCGCAGGGACTCAAGGCACTGGCCGCCTGTACGCTCCGCGCTTCCGGCAACCAGAGCGACACCGGCGGCAACCAGAACGGCCAGGAGCAGGGCCAGGAGAACGGCCAGGGACAAGAGCAGGACAACGGGCAAGGCCAGCCCGCCAACGGCGGACAGGCAGGCAACGGGCCTGTCGCCGCCGACTTCGTCGACATCACCTCGGTGAAACCCAACGTGACACCACCCCGAGGGTCGCAGCAGGCCTCCCGGGGGACCTTCGCCACCCAGTGCGGTGTGAACGAGAACAAGCTGTACAACACCGACAACGTCATCGTGGCGCCCGGTGTGGACAACGGCGCTCATCACACGCATGACTATGTCGGCAACCAGGCGAACGACGCGTTCGCCGACAACGACGACTTCGCGGGCGGCGAGACAACCTGCCAGAACCAGGGGGACAAGTCCTCCTACTACTGGCCGGTCCTCCGGCTGCAGGACGGCACCAAGGAATTCGACGCCGAGCAGCAGGGCGGCGGCGCCGAGGGCAACGCCGGCAAGATCCTCACCGCATCGCAGGTGACCCTGGACTACGTGGGCAACGCGAGCAGCCAGGTCGTGGCCATGCCCAAATTCCTGCGGATCATCACCGGCGACGCCAAAGCATTCACCAACGGCACGACGAACGCCAACGCGGCGTGGAGCTGCACCGGTTTCGAGAACCGCCAGCTGACGGACAAGTACCCGATCTGTCCCGAGGGCAGCAGCCTGGTTCGGACGTCGAAGTTCCAGAGCTGCTGGGACGGCCAGAACGTCGACAGCGCCAACCACCGCGACCACGTCGCGTTCGCCGATCCGAAGACAGGCACCTGCCCGAGTGGCTTCAAGGCCGTTCCCCAGCTCGTACAGCGGCTGGTCTACGACGTGGACGCACCCAGCCTCAACGACAGCGGCCAGTCCAGCCCGTTCTACGCGGTGGACGGCTTCCCGGAGCAGATGCACAAGCCCATCACGGACCACGGTGACTTCGTCAACGTCTTCGACGAGCAGCTGATGAGCAAGATGGTCCAGTGCATCAACACCGGCCGCCAGTGCCAGTGA
- a CDS encoding twin-arginine translocase TatA/TatE family subunit: MFGLSGLAIILIVVIAVLAAKKLPELARSAGKLARTLKAEARAMNEVKEEQGTAGEQTAPARDPGRDQHTRQTAHRYTPAHHATGRRSASARPALTHAVFTHP, translated from the coding sequence ATGTTCGGACTCAGCGGGCTCGCGATCATCCTCATCGTCGTCATAGCCGTCCTCGCCGCCAAGAAGCTGCCCGAACTCGCCCGCTCTGCGGGCAAGCTGGCACGCACCCTCAAAGCGGAGGCCAGAGCAATGAATGAGGTGAAGGAGGAGCAGGGTACGGCCGGGGAGCAGACAGCCCCCGCGCGTGATCCTGGGCGAGACCAGCACACCCGGCAGACCGCCCACCGATACACCCCAGCCCACCACGCGACCGGGCGGCGAAGCGCCTCCGCGCGCCCAGCGCTGACGCACGCGGTGTTCACACACCCATAG
- a CDS encoding undecaprenyl-diphosphate phosphatase, protein MSWFESLILGLVQGLTEFLPVSSSAHLRLTAAFAGWEDPGAAFTAITQIGTETAVLIYFRKDIARIISAWFRSLTNKAMRSDHDAQMGWLVIIGSIPIGVLGVTLKDQIEGPFRDLRITATTLIVMGIILGVADRLAARDETGGKHRAAKERKSLQELSVKDGLIFGVCQAMALVPGVSRSGATISGGLLMGYTREAAARYSFLLAIPAVLASGAFELKDASEGGHVSWGPTVFATIIAFVVGYAVIAWFMKFITTKSFMPFVYYRILLGIVIIVLVSMGALSPHAAESAG, encoded by the coding sequence ATGTCTTGGTTTGAATCCCTCATCCTCGGACTCGTCCAGGGGCTCACCGAGTTCCTGCCCGTCTCCTCCAGCGCGCATCTGCGGCTGACCGCGGCGTTCGCGGGCTGGGAGGACCCGGGGGCGGCCTTCACCGCGATCACCCAGATCGGCACGGAGACGGCGGTACTGATCTATTTCCGCAAGGACATCGCCCGCATCATCTCGGCGTGGTTCCGCTCGCTCACGAACAAGGCGATGCGGAGCGATCACGACGCGCAGATGGGCTGGCTCGTGATCATCGGCTCGATTCCGATCGGTGTGCTGGGCGTCACTCTCAAGGATCAGATCGAGGGGCCGTTCCGTGATCTGCGCATCACGGCGACGACGTTGATCGTGATGGGCATCATTCTCGGCGTAGCGGACCGGCTCGCGGCGCGCGACGAGACGGGCGGGAAGCACCGGGCCGCCAAGGAGCGCAAGTCGCTCCAGGAGCTGAGCGTGAAGGACGGCCTGATCTTCGGCGTCTGCCAGGCGATGGCCCTCGTCCCCGGCGTCTCCCGCTCCGGCGCCACCATCAGCGGCGGCCTCCTCATGGGCTACACGCGCGAGGCCGCGGCCCGCTATTCGTTCCTGCTCGCCATCCCGGCGGTCCTCGCGTCCGGCGCCTTCGAGCTGAAGGACGCGAGCGAGGGCGGCCATGTCTCGTGGGGCCCCACGGTCTTCGCGACGATCATCGCCTTTGTGGTGGGTTATGCCGTTATCGCCTGGTTCATGAAGTTCATCACGACCAAGAGTTTCATGCCGTTCGTCTACTACCGCATCCTGCTCGGCATCGTCATCATCGTGCTGGTCAGCATGGGCGCGCTGAGCCCGCACGCGGCCGAGTCGGCGGGCTGA
- a CDS encoding TerD family protein, producing MSSGNQGVRKAEVRLKWDPSPWNQPPHHLDIIAATYSADAPYGRPVYIVHFDSRSPDGTINMSRHSQTGQGFGYVEVMTLELDRLAPSFARVVVGVAIHQNSGPKTFGDLSNAGVLVAEGYKELLKDNFAQVSGSTATTVAEFTRDASTSWEFHKMLRGFDSDPEVFTAEMGSTP from the coding sequence GTGAGCAGCGGCAACCAGGGCGTGCGGAAGGCCGAGGTACGGCTCAAGTGGGATCCAAGTCCCTGGAACCAGCCACCCCACCATCTCGACATCATCGCCGCGACCTACTCGGCGGACGCCCCGTACGGGAGACCGGTGTACATCGTCCACTTCGACAGCCGCTCACCGGACGGCACCATCAACATGAGCCGGCACAGCCAGACCGGCCAGGGCTTCGGCTACGTCGAAGTGATGACCCTGGAGCTCGATCGCCTCGCCCCCTCCTTCGCACGGGTGGTCGTGGGCGTGGCAATCCACCAGAACAGCGGCCCCAAAACCTTCGGTGACCTGTCGAACGCCGGAGTGCTCGTCGCCGAGGGCTACAAGGAACTCCTCAAGGACAACTTCGCGCAGGTCTCCGGATCCACCGCCACAACGGTCGCGGAGTTCACCCGGGACGCCTCCACATCATGGGAGTTTCACAAGATGCTCCGGGGGTTCGACAGCGACCCCGAGGTCTTCACCGCGGAGATGGGCAGCACCCCGTAA
- a CDS encoding IS110 family transposase, giving the protein MILLGVDPHKSTHTATAVAPETQQRLASVTVGASLPEYRRLMRWARRWPEHKWAVENANGLGRHLTQWLIARGERVIDVPASATSRVRELSRGGGRKNDQIDAAAAATVACLHGDGRGVGAEDHSTALALLDERRVNLTQARVRTVNQLHALLRDLLPGGAPDQMSADQAAALLRTVRPVGAVEKVRKGLARDLVAEVRTLDKQLAANATRLQALVAAADSTLMDTPGIGPVLAARLIARVGRASRFPTAAAFANYTGTAPVEMASGDRARHRLSRSGDRQLNSVLHTIAVVQIRMPNSPGHTYYQRKLSEGKTPREAKRCLKRRLADHVWKVMLADERRAQPLAVTP; this is encoded by the coding sequence GTGATACTGCTCGGTGTCGATCCGCACAAGTCCACCCACACCGCTACCGCCGTGGCCCCCGAGACTCAGCAGCGGCTGGCCTCGGTGACGGTTGGAGCGAGCCTGCCGGAGTACCGGCGTCTGATGCGCTGGGCCAGGCGGTGGCCGGAGCACAAATGGGCGGTGGAGAACGCCAACGGGCTGGGGCGACACCTGACCCAGTGGCTCATCGCCCGGGGCGAGCGGGTCATCGACGTCCCCGCCTCGGCGACCAGCCGGGTGCGTGAACTCTCGCGCGGCGGCGGGCGGAAGAACGACCAAATTGACGCGGCCGCCGCCGCGACCGTGGCCTGCCTGCACGGTGACGGACGGGGAGTCGGGGCGGAGGACCACTCCACCGCGCTGGCCCTGCTCGACGAGCGGCGGGTGAACCTCACCCAGGCGCGGGTCCGCACTGTCAACCAACTGCACGCCCTGCTGCGAGACTTGCTCCCCGGTGGCGCCCCGGACCAGATGTCCGCCGACCAGGCCGCCGCCCTGCTGCGAACCGTTCGGCCCGTCGGCGCGGTGGAGAAGGTCCGCAAGGGCCTCGCCCGCGACCTGGTGGCCGAGGTCCGTACGCTGGACAAACAACTCGCGGCCAACGCCACGCGACTCCAGGCGCTCGTGGCCGCCGCGGACAGCACGCTCATGGACACCCCGGGCATCGGCCCGGTGCTGGCCGCACGACTGATCGCCCGAGTCGGGCGGGCGAGCCGCTTCCCCACCGCCGCGGCGTTCGCGAACTACACCGGCACCGCCCCCGTGGAGATGGCCAGCGGCGACAGGGCCCGCCACCGGCTCTCCCGATCCGGAGACCGGCAGCTCAACTCCGTTCTCCACACCATCGCCGTTGTCCAGATTCGCATGCCCAACTCGCCCGGGCACACCTACTACCAGCGGAAACTCTCCGAAGGAAAGACTCCCAGGGAAGCCAAACGCTGCCTGAAACGCCGCCTGGCCGATCATGTCTGGAAAGTCATGCTCGCCGACGAACGACGAGCCCAACCTCTTGCCGTCACGCCTTGA
- a CDS encoding sodium:alanine symporter family protein — protein sequence MSLDSITQSIDDAVSDFFEPVAEKVSEVVFYAVPVGDTELPLIVAWLVVAGLIFTTWFGLVQIRKFALATKVVRGKYDEEDSPGEVNHFQALTAAVSGTVGLGNIAGVAVAVSIGGPGATFWMILCGLLGMATKFVEVTLGVKYREEHADGTVSGGPMHYLPKGLAERFGSGGAKLGKVLAVLASVMILFFGLFGGNLLQANQSYAQIASTVGGEDGFMASSAGAVLFGLVVAALVGLVLLGGIRSIASVTSRLVPAMAGMYIVACLVVILTNVTAVPDAIQAIFKGAFEADGVTGGVIGALIVGFQRAAFSNEAGLGSAPIAHSAVKTKHPASEGLVALLEPFIDTVVICTMTALTIIIANPASWAEARAGESIGGVTITSDAFGTVLPWFPDVLTVAVLLFAFSTILTWGYYGLKAWTYLFGKSRTSEITFKIIWSVFVILGSLLSLDSLISLADSALFLLSVFNIIGLYLLAPVVKRELASFTDFVRGRSVQSSTNPGDKQSVTTA from the coding sequence ATGTCACTCGACTCCATCACGCAATCCATCGACGACGCCGTCAGTGATTTCTTCGAACCAGTTGCTGAGAAAGTCAGCGAGGTCGTCTTCTACGCCGTCCCTGTCGGTGACACCGAACTCCCGCTCATCGTCGCCTGGCTCGTCGTCGCCGGCCTGATCTTCACCACCTGGTTCGGACTCGTCCAGATACGCAAGTTCGCGCTCGCCACCAAGGTGGTGCGCGGTAAATACGACGAAGAGGATTCGCCCGGCGAGGTCAACCACTTCCAGGCGCTGACTGCCGCCGTCTCCGGCACCGTCGGCCTCGGCAACATCGCCGGCGTCGCCGTCGCCGTCTCCATCGGCGGCCCCGGCGCCACCTTCTGGATGATCCTGTGCGGCCTGCTCGGCATGGCCACCAAGTTCGTCGAGGTCACCCTCGGTGTGAAGTACCGCGAAGAGCACGCGGACGGCACCGTGTCCGGCGGCCCGATGCACTACCTGCCCAAGGGTCTCGCCGAGCGTTTCGGCAGCGGCGGCGCCAAGCTCGGCAAGGTGCTTGCCGTCCTCGCCTCCGTCATGATCCTCTTCTTCGGCTTGTTCGGCGGCAACCTGCTCCAGGCCAACCAGAGTTACGCGCAGATCGCCTCGACCGTCGGCGGCGAGGACGGCTTCATGGCCTCCTCCGCCGGTGCCGTCCTCTTCGGTCTGGTGGTTGCCGCACTGGTCGGCCTCGTGCTGCTCGGCGGCATCCGCTCCATCGCTTCGGTCACCAGCCGACTGGTCCCGGCGATGGCCGGTATGTACATCGTGGCCTGCCTGGTCGTCATCCTGACGAACGTCACCGCGGTGCCCGACGCGATCCAGGCCATCTTCAAGGGCGCGTTCGAGGCCGACGGTGTCACGGGGGGTGTGATCGGCGCCCTGATCGTCGGCTTCCAGCGTGCCGCCTTCTCCAACGAGGCCGGTCTGGGCTCTGCCCCGATCGCCCACTCCGCGGTCAAGACCAAGCACCCCGCGAGCGAGGGTCTGGTCGCCCTGCTGGAACCGTTTATCGACACAGTCGTCATCTGCACCATGACCGCGCTGACCATCATCATCGCCAACCCGGCCAGCTGGGCCGAGGCCCGTGCAGGCGAAAGCATCGGCGGAGTAACCATCACCTCCGACGCGTTCGGGACGGTGCTGCCATGGTTCCCGGACGTGCTGACTGTCGCGGTGCTGCTCTTCGCCTTCTCCACAATCCTGACCTGGGGCTACTACGGCCTCAAGGCCTGGACGTACCTCTTCGGCAAGAGCAGGACCAGCGAGATCACCTTCAAGATCATCTGGAGCGTGTTCGTCATTCTGGGCTCCCTGCTCTCCCTCGACTCACTGATTAGCCTGGCCGACTCGGCTCTCTTCCTGCTGTCGGTGTTCAACATCATCGGCCTCTACCTGCTGGCCCCCGTCGTCAAGCGGGAGCTCGCCTCCTTCACAGACTTCGTCCGGGGCCGGAGCGTCCAGAGCTCCACCAACCCCGGGGATAAGCAGAGCGTCACGACCGCCTGA
- a CDS encoding beta-propeller fold lactonase family protein, giving the protein MHSSRKTHRRTSRPADIHGGHRVKSRTRRIVIGGGVLAIAGAATVAVSLASASQYSGSAAGADHAVFVQGNELDGNTIHVFARGDDGKLSPSGTFATGGQGGDQVDAPTDSLASQGSLVYDDASGMLLAVNAGSGTVTSFRVEGQQLKNPRVVDSRGKFPASIAVHGTVAYVMNAGGEGSVQGFRITSKGLKPLKGSHRSLGLDNEDTPRFDSSPGEVEFAPDGRNLIVTTKGNNTVEVFPMKRDGLLAVAEPVVNKSAGGVPFAISFDKTGKRMLVAEAEKSTVTTYKVKHDGKLRFFNSPCPAARRSCAGWSARATSSTAATPETPPSPDTAWTSEASWP; this is encoded by the coding sequence ATGCACAGCAGCCGCAAGACCCACCGTCGCACGAGCCGGCCCGCCGACATACATGGCGGTCACCGGGTGAAGTCCAGGACACGGCGCATCGTGATCGGCGGCGGGGTCCTGGCCATCGCCGGGGCGGCCACGGTGGCTGTGTCACTGGCCTCGGCGAGCCAGTACTCCGGGAGCGCCGCCGGAGCCGACCATGCGGTCTTCGTCCAGGGCAACGAGCTGGACGGCAACACCATCCATGTGTTCGCGCGAGGCGACGACGGCAAACTGAGTCCCTCAGGGACCTTCGCGACCGGCGGCCAGGGCGGTGACCAGGTCGACGCACCCACCGACTCGCTCGCCTCCCAGGGCTCACTCGTCTATGACGATGCTTCAGGCATGCTGCTGGCCGTCAACGCGGGCAGCGGCACGGTGACCTCCTTCCGCGTCGAAGGACAACAGCTCAAGAACCCGCGCGTCGTGGACTCCCGCGGCAAGTTCCCGGCCAGTATCGCGGTGCACGGCACGGTCGCGTACGTCATGAATGCCGGCGGCGAGGGCAGCGTCCAGGGCTTCAGGATCACCAGCAAGGGGCTCAAACCCCTCAAGGGGTCCCACCGTTCCCTGGGCCTGGACAACGAGGACACACCGCGCTTCGACAGCTCGCCGGGCGAGGTCGAGTTCGCCCCGGACGGGCGCAATCTGATCGTCACCACCAAGGGCAACAACACCGTCGAAGTCTTCCCGATGAAGCGCGACGGCCTGCTGGCCGTAGCCGAACCGGTCGTCAACAAGTCGGCCGGCGGCGTCCCGTTCGCGATCAGCTTCGACAAGACCGGGAAACGGATGCTGGTCGCCGAGGCCGAGAAGTCCACCGTCACCACGTACAAGGTGAAGCACGACGGGAAACTCAGGTTCTTCAACAGCCCCTGTCCAGCGGCCAGGAGGTCCTGTGCTGGCTGGAGCGCGCGGGCGACTTCTTCTACGGCGGCAACACCGGAAACTCCACCGTCACCGGATACCGCATGGACAAGCGAGGCAAGCTGGCCCTGA